A window of the Lactuca sativa cultivar Salinas chromosome 7, Lsat_Salinas_v11, whole genome shotgun sequence genome harbors these coding sequences:
- the LOC111876068 gene encoding uncharacterized protein LOC111876068 isoform X3 yields MRSFCQKPENPLLLLGQYSDEELEEESGKEISHDTRENSPAELDEQVKAESHEGTEVDKDENITCEKPDQENKEHSSSLDVEENGVVEDDIVLPSHKDMDEVEQTTMSWTSDTQTENMDSGWKMVLHEESNSYYYWNIATGQTSWEVPVDLVQGNEPAYDPQSVTEVEEMNVTSDDTQPNDGPTKPLVFEATDKDSCRPELQVQTENHTDIMTMSNDVVEGNYVNTIDGVNNGEAHHTDSLRLLQLGESLSERLKSLKGENNEISKLMIELDVRLADIKSLVPYGSSLLPFWLHSENHLRKLESAINNEIQEHSQSPNEAEKKVEENMNEATASEKEEKENENAVPQADTDDDMDVEMEVEDEPVVQNRPQSEEESEVPPPPNDEWVPPPPPDDEPLPPPPPDEQPEATFPPPQAYSYGGEGEEYAHFAYGGPAFEYYGQQVVANHDYFVDANGAPLTALYYGTSVVGNPPYPGGTSVVDPGEHVTYYTIQEGSVPIQPVIGSESVAATCTVSAPTESSSVPKVQPKVVRNKKRTVAAVPGLRSNKKVSGLVDKWKAVKEELHEEDEEDEEPENALEALEKKKQREIEQWRAQQIATGEAKDNANFQPLGGDWRERVRRKRAKKSMEAEDKEAKGTVDTTNQKPDLVQLTKQLPSPWQAYWDEASKQVYYGNSKTSETSWTKPQP; encoded by the exons ATGAGAAGTTTCT GTCAAAAGCCAGAAAATCCTCTTTTGTTGCTTGGACAATATAGCGATGAGGAATTGGAGGAAGAATCTGGTAAAGAAATCAGCCATGATACTAGAGAGAATTCACCAGCCGAGCTTGATGAACAG GTAAAGGCAGAAAGTCATGAGGGTACAGAAGTAGATAAAGATGAAAATATTACTTGTGAAAAACCTGATCAAGAGAACAAAGAGCACTCTTCTTCATTGGATGTGGaagaaaatggtgttgttgaagatGATATAGTTTTGCCCTCACACAAAGACATGGATGAAGTGGAGCAGACAACTATGTCATGGACATCCGACACACAAACAGAAAATATGGATTCAGGATGGAAAATGGTGTTGCATGAGGAGAGTAATTCATATTACTACTGGAACATTGCGACTGGTCAAACTTCTTGGGAAGTCCCTGTTGACCTGGTTCAAGGAAATGAACCAGCCTATGATCCTCAATCTGTTACAGAAGTTGAAGAGATGAATGTAACTTCTGATGATACACAACCGAATGATGGGCCCACAAAACCTTTGGTTTTTGAGGCCACTGACAAGGACAGTTGTAGGCCAGAATTACAAGTGCAGACTGAAAACCATACAGATATCATGACCATGTCAAATGATGTGGTCGAGGGTAATTATGTCAATACAATTGATGGTGTGAATAACGGGGAAGCCCACCATACTGATTCTTTACGTCTTTTGCAACTTGGTGAAAGTTTATCGGAGAGATTAAAATCTTTGAAAGGGGAAAACaacgagatatcaaagctgatgATTGAACTTGATGTAAGGCTTGCAGACATTAAGTCATTAGTACCTTACGGATCATCATTGCTTCCTTTTTGGCTTCATTCTGAAAATCATTTGAGAAAACTAGAATCCGCAATCAACAATGAGATTCAAGAACATTCTCAATCACCAAATGAGGCAGAAAAGAAGGTAGAAGAGAACATGAATGAAGCAACTGCaagtgaaaaagaagaaaaggaAAATGAAAATGCAGTTCCTCAAGCAGATACAGATGACGACATGGATGTTGAAATGGAGGTTGAAGATGAACCAGTTGTCCAAAACAGGCCCCAATCTGAAGAAGAATCTGAGGTTCCACCACCACCGAATGACGAATGGGTCCCGCCTCCACCACCGGACGATGAACCGTTACCTCCACCACCGCCAGATGAACAACCTGAAGCCACATTCCCTCCACCGCAAGCTTACTCATACGGAGGAGAAGGAGAAGAATATGCACATTTTGCATATGGGGGTCCCGCTTTTGAATACTATGGTCAACAAGTTGTTGCAAATCATGATTATTTTGTAGATGCGAATGGAGCACCCCTCACAGCCCTTTATTATGGCACCTCAGTAGTGGGAAACCCCCCATATCCAGGTGGCACTTCAGTAGTGGACCCTGGAGAACATGTGACATATTACACCATACAAGAAGGGTCTGTACCAATTCAGCCAGTGATTGGCAGTGAAAGTGTTGCAGCAACTTGTACTGTATCTGCTCCAACAGAATCATCATCAGTTCCTAAGGTTCAACCTAAAG TTGTGCGAAATAAAAAACGAACGGTTGCTGCAGTCCCTGGTTTAAGATCCAATAAGAAGGTTTCAGGCTTGGTGGATAAG TGGAAAGCTGTTAAAGAGGAATTACATGAAGAAGACGAGGAAGACGAAGAACCTGAAAATGCTttagaagctttagagaagaaaaAGCAACGAGAGATTGAG CAATGGCGTGCACAGCAGATTGCAACTGGAGAAGCCAAAGACAATGCTAACTTTCAGCCTCTTGGTGGTGACTG gCGAGAGAGAGTTAGAAGGAAGAGAGCTAAAAAGTCGATGGAAGCTGAAGATAAGGAAGCCAAGGGCACTGTTGATACAACAAACCAAAAACCTGATCTTGTTCAACTTACAAAACAACTTCCATCCCCTTGGCAG GCATATTGGGATGAAGCATCGAAGCAAGTTTATTATGGGAACTCAAAAACATCAGAGACTTCATGGACCAAACCTCAACCCTAA
- the LOC111876068 gene encoding uncharacterized protein LOC111876068 isoform X2 has translation MFALPRYSFQNVRWLWYWELNWSSEPVQHCHSVSLIEIPHMLLRHFNKTCGQKPENPLLLLGQYSDEELEEESGKEISHDTRENSPAELDEQVKAESHEGTEVDKDENITCEKPDQENKEHSSSLDVEENGVVEDDIVLPSHKDMDEVEQTTMSWTSDTQTENMDSGWKMVLHEESNSYYYWNIATGQTSWEVPVDLVQGNEPAYDPQSVTEVEEMNVTSDDTQPNDGPTKPLVFEATDKDSCRPELQVQTENHTDIMTMSNDVVEGNYVNTIDGVNNGEAHHTDSLRLLQLGESLSERLKSLKGENNEISKLMIELDVRLADIKSLVPYGSSLLPFWLHSENHLRKLESAINNEIQEHSQSPNEAEKKVEENMNEATASEKEEKENENAVPQADTDDDMDVEMEVEDEPVVQNRPQSEEESEVPPPPNDEWVPPPPPDDEPLPPPPPDEQPEATFPPPQAYSYGGEGEEYAHFAYGGPAFEYYGQQVVANHDYFVDANGAPLTALYYGTSVVGNPPYPGGTSVVDPGEHVTYYTIQEGSVPIQPVIGSESVAATCTVSAPTESSSVPKVQPKVVRNKKRTVAAVPGLRSNKKVSGLVDKWKAVKEELHEEDEEDEEPENALEALEKKKQREIEQWRAQQIATGEAKDNANFQPLGGDWRERVRRKRAKKSMEAEDKEAKGTVDTTNQKPDLVQLTKQLPSPWQAYWDEASKQVYYGNSKTSETSWTKPQP, from the exons ATGTTTGCTCTCCCAAGATATTCCTTTCAGAATGTTAGGTGGCTGTGGTATTGGGAACTCAATTGGTCATCTGAGCCTGTTCAACATTGCCACAGTGTTTCTTTGATTGAAATTCCTCACATGTTACTACGACATTTCAACAAGACTTGTG GTCAAAAGCCAGAAAATCCTCTTTTGTTGCTTGGACAATATAGCGATGAGGAATTGGAGGAAGAATCTGGTAAAGAAATCAGCCATGATACTAGAGAGAATTCACCAGCCGAGCTTGATGAACAG GTAAAGGCAGAAAGTCATGAGGGTACAGAAGTAGATAAAGATGAAAATATTACTTGTGAAAAACCTGATCAAGAGAACAAAGAGCACTCTTCTTCATTGGATGTGGaagaaaatggtgttgttgaagatGATATAGTTTTGCCCTCACACAAAGACATGGATGAAGTGGAGCAGACAACTATGTCATGGACATCCGACACACAAACAGAAAATATGGATTCAGGATGGAAAATGGTGTTGCATGAGGAGAGTAATTCATATTACTACTGGAACATTGCGACTGGTCAAACTTCTTGGGAAGTCCCTGTTGACCTGGTTCAAGGAAATGAACCAGCCTATGATCCTCAATCTGTTACAGAAGTTGAAGAGATGAATGTAACTTCTGATGATACACAACCGAATGATGGGCCCACAAAACCTTTGGTTTTTGAGGCCACTGACAAGGACAGTTGTAGGCCAGAATTACAAGTGCAGACTGAAAACCATACAGATATCATGACCATGTCAAATGATGTGGTCGAGGGTAATTATGTCAATACAATTGATGGTGTGAATAACGGGGAAGCCCACCATACTGATTCTTTACGTCTTTTGCAACTTGGTGAAAGTTTATCGGAGAGATTAAAATCTTTGAAAGGGGAAAACaacgagatatcaaagctgatgATTGAACTTGATGTAAGGCTTGCAGACATTAAGTCATTAGTACCTTACGGATCATCATTGCTTCCTTTTTGGCTTCATTCTGAAAATCATTTGAGAAAACTAGAATCCGCAATCAACAATGAGATTCAAGAACATTCTCAATCACCAAATGAGGCAGAAAAGAAGGTAGAAGAGAACATGAATGAAGCAACTGCaagtgaaaaagaagaaaaggaAAATGAAAATGCAGTTCCTCAAGCAGATACAGATGACGACATGGATGTTGAAATGGAGGTTGAAGATGAACCAGTTGTCCAAAACAGGCCCCAATCTGAAGAAGAATCTGAGGTTCCACCACCACCGAATGACGAATGGGTCCCGCCTCCACCACCGGACGATGAACCGTTACCTCCACCACCGCCAGATGAACAACCTGAAGCCACATTCCCTCCACCGCAAGCTTACTCATACGGAGGAGAAGGAGAAGAATATGCACATTTTGCATATGGGGGTCCCGCTTTTGAATACTATGGTCAACAAGTTGTTGCAAATCATGATTATTTTGTAGATGCGAATGGAGCACCCCTCACAGCCCTTTATTATGGCACCTCAGTAGTGGGAAACCCCCCATATCCAGGTGGCACTTCAGTAGTGGACCCTGGAGAACATGTGACATATTACACCATACAAGAAGGGTCTGTACCAATTCAGCCAGTGATTGGCAGTGAAAGTGTTGCAGCAACTTGTACTGTATCTGCTCCAACAGAATCATCATCAGTTCCTAAGGTTCAACCTAAAG TTGTGCGAAATAAAAAACGAACGGTTGCTGCAGTCCCTGGTTTAAGATCCAATAAGAAGGTTTCAGGCTTGGTGGATAAG TGGAAAGCTGTTAAAGAGGAATTACATGAAGAAGACGAGGAAGACGAAGAACCTGAAAATGCTttagaagctttagagaagaaaaAGCAACGAGAGATTGAG CAATGGCGTGCACAGCAGATTGCAACTGGAGAAGCCAAAGACAATGCTAACTTTCAGCCTCTTGGTGGTGACTG gCGAGAGAGAGTTAGAAGGAAGAGAGCTAAAAAGTCGATGGAAGCTGAAGATAAGGAAGCCAAGGGCACTGTTGATACAACAAACCAAAAACCTGATCTTGTTCAACTTACAAAACAACTTCCATCCCCTTGGCAG GCATATTGGGATGAAGCATCGAAGCAAGTTTATTATGGGAACTCAAAAACATCAGAGACTTCATGGACCAAACCTCAACCCTAA
- the LOC111876071 gene encoding uncharacterized protein LOC111876071 isoform X2, whose amino-acid sequence MSTLPSLLLAKLRYQLKTGNQDTTMSLAQFSSLSSLTFLLPPTPTTRVLPIHCFHTRPSTSTSATTLSNIVNYGVIACLRAKSADVAFEAAKAAIMGGISVLEIVVSTPGVFEVLHQLVQDFPTITLGIGTVLNIEDAENAKKAGAKFIMSPAIVKGILDEDNDDLLYIPGVMTPTEILSSYNAGAKMVKVYPVSVLGGFGYIATLKKPFPHIPLIASQGITTDLVGEYIGEGASAVVLSDAIFEKEAMTQRNFTAIYQLAKLAASQGNEAVERRQRLAVSIPFSL is encoded by the exons ATGTCTACACTGCCCTCTCTCTTATTAGCAAAACTTCGATACCAATTAAAGACAG GGAACCAAGATACTACTATGTCACTTGCCCAATTCTCCTCGCTTTCTTCTTTAACCTTTCTACTACCGCCTACGCCCACCACTCGAGTCCTTCCGATCCATTGTTTCCATACTCGACCATCCACCTCCACCAGTGCAACAACCTTAAGCAACATAGTAAATTATGGTGTCATTGCTTGTCTTCGCGCCAAAAG CGCGGATGTGGCATTTGAAGCTGCAAAGGCTGCAATTATGGGTGGAATATCGGTT CTGGAGATTGTGGTTTCTACCCCAGGTGTTTTTGAG GTTTTACATCAACTGGTGCAAGATTTTCCAACCATAACTCTAGGG ATTGGCACTGTTTTAAATATTGAGGATGCTGAAAATGCAAAAAAAGCTGGTGCAAAATTCATCATGAGTCCTGCAATTGTGAAG GGTATTCTGGATGAAGATAATGATGATTTGCTATATATACCTGGTGTAATGACCCCAACAGAA ATACTTTCATCATATAATGCTGGTGCCAAAATGGTGAAG GTATACCCTGTTTCTGTACTTGGTGGTTTTGGATACATAGCAACTTTGAAGAAGCCTTTTCCTCATATTCCTTTAATTGCATCTCAAGGAATAACAACTG attTAGTTGGTGAATATATTGGTGAGGGAGCATCAGCTGTTGTTCTATCTGATGCTATTTTTGAGAAAGAGGCAATGACTCAAAGAAACTTCACTGCAATTTATCAACTTGCAAAACTTGCAGCTTCACAAGGCAATGAAGCTGTAGAAAG GCGTCAACGCCTTGCTGTTTCAATACCTTTTTCTTTATAA
- the LOC111876068 gene encoding uncharacterized protein LOC111876068 isoform X1, with amino-acid sequence MGKRKERRLAAKTAVNRRVKLDLMAEPSGDFGDSSNKEDVEGGGNSKNHAGSPDSPSSSGQKPENPLLLLGQYSDEELEEESGKEISHDTRENSPAELDEQVKAESHEGTEVDKDENITCEKPDQENKEHSSSLDVEENGVVEDDIVLPSHKDMDEVEQTTMSWTSDTQTENMDSGWKMVLHEESNSYYYWNIATGQTSWEVPVDLVQGNEPAYDPQSVTEVEEMNVTSDDTQPNDGPTKPLVFEATDKDSCRPELQVQTENHTDIMTMSNDVVEGNYVNTIDGVNNGEAHHTDSLRLLQLGESLSERLKSLKGENNEISKLMIELDVRLADIKSLVPYGSSLLPFWLHSENHLRKLESAINNEIQEHSQSPNEAEKKVEENMNEATASEKEEKENENAVPQADTDDDMDVEMEVEDEPVVQNRPQSEEESEVPPPPNDEWVPPPPPDDEPLPPPPPDEQPEATFPPPQAYSYGGEGEEYAHFAYGGPAFEYYGQQVVANHDYFVDANGAPLTALYYGTSVVGNPPYPGGTSVVDPGEHVTYYTIQEGSVPIQPVIGSESVAATCTVSAPTESSSVPKVQPKVVRNKKRTVAAVPGLRSNKKVSGLVDKWKAVKEELHEEDEEDEEPENALEALEKKKQREIEQWRAQQIATGEAKDNANFQPLGGDWRERVRRKRAKKSMEAEDKEAKGTVDTTNQKPDLVQLTKQLPSPWQAYWDEASKQVYYGNSKTSETSWTKPQP; translated from the exons ATGGGAAAGAGAAAGGAGCGTAGACTGGCGGCGAAGACTGCAGTTAATAGAAGAGTAAAACTCGATCTTATGGCGGAACCCTCTG GAGATTTTGGTGATTCGTCCAACAAAGAAGACGTTGAAGGTGGCGGCAATTCAAAAAATCATGCTGGTTCACCCGATTCACCATCTTCTTCAG GTCAAAAGCCAGAAAATCCTCTTTTGTTGCTTGGACAATATAGCGATGAGGAATTGGAGGAAGAATCTGGTAAAGAAATCAGCCATGATACTAGAGAGAATTCACCAGCCGAGCTTGATGAACAG GTAAAGGCAGAAAGTCATGAGGGTACAGAAGTAGATAAAGATGAAAATATTACTTGTGAAAAACCTGATCAAGAGAACAAAGAGCACTCTTCTTCATTGGATGTGGaagaaaatggtgttgttgaagatGATATAGTTTTGCCCTCACACAAAGACATGGATGAAGTGGAGCAGACAACTATGTCATGGACATCCGACACACAAACAGAAAATATGGATTCAGGATGGAAAATGGTGTTGCATGAGGAGAGTAATTCATATTACTACTGGAACATTGCGACTGGTCAAACTTCTTGGGAAGTCCCTGTTGACCTGGTTCAAGGAAATGAACCAGCCTATGATCCTCAATCTGTTACAGAAGTTGAAGAGATGAATGTAACTTCTGATGATACACAACCGAATGATGGGCCCACAAAACCTTTGGTTTTTGAGGCCACTGACAAGGACAGTTGTAGGCCAGAATTACAAGTGCAGACTGAAAACCATACAGATATCATGACCATGTCAAATGATGTGGTCGAGGGTAATTATGTCAATACAATTGATGGTGTGAATAACGGGGAAGCCCACCATACTGATTCTTTACGTCTTTTGCAACTTGGTGAAAGTTTATCGGAGAGATTAAAATCTTTGAAAGGGGAAAACaacgagatatcaaagctgatgATTGAACTTGATGTAAGGCTTGCAGACATTAAGTCATTAGTACCTTACGGATCATCATTGCTTCCTTTTTGGCTTCATTCTGAAAATCATTTGAGAAAACTAGAATCCGCAATCAACAATGAGATTCAAGAACATTCTCAATCACCAAATGAGGCAGAAAAGAAGGTAGAAGAGAACATGAATGAAGCAACTGCaagtgaaaaagaagaaaaggaAAATGAAAATGCAGTTCCTCAAGCAGATACAGATGACGACATGGATGTTGAAATGGAGGTTGAAGATGAACCAGTTGTCCAAAACAGGCCCCAATCTGAAGAAGAATCTGAGGTTCCACCACCACCGAATGACGAATGGGTCCCGCCTCCACCACCGGACGATGAACCGTTACCTCCACCACCGCCAGATGAACAACCTGAAGCCACATTCCCTCCACCGCAAGCTTACTCATACGGAGGAGAAGGAGAAGAATATGCACATTTTGCATATGGGGGTCCCGCTTTTGAATACTATGGTCAACAAGTTGTTGCAAATCATGATTATTTTGTAGATGCGAATGGAGCACCCCTCACAGCCCTTTATTATGGCACCTCAGTAGTGGGAAACCCCCCATATCCAGGTGGCACTTCAGTAGTGGACCCTGGAGAACATGTGACATATTACACCATACAAGAAGGGTCTGTACCAATTCAGCCAGTGATTGGCAGTGAAAGTGTTGCAGCAACTTGTACTGTATCTGCTCCAACAGAATCATCATCAGTTCCTAAGGTTCAACCTAAAG TTGTGCGAAATAAAAAACGAACGGTTGCTGCAGTCCCTGGTTTAAGATCCAATAAGAAGGTTTCAGGCTTGGTGGATAAG TGGAAAGCTGTTAAAGAGGAATTACATGAAGAAGACGAGGAAGACGAAGAACCTGAAAATGCTttagaagctttagagaagaaaaAGCAACGAGAGATTGAG CAATGGCGTGCACAGCAGATTGCAACTGGAGAAGCCAAAGACAATGCTAACTTTCAGCCTCTTGGTGGTGACTG gCGAGAGAGAGTTAGAAGGAAGAGAGCTAAAAAGTCGATGGAAGCTGAAGATAAGGAAGCCAAGGGCACTGTTGATACAACAAACCAAAAACCTGATCTTGTTCAACTTACAAAACAACTTCCATCCCCTTGGCAG GCATATTGGGATGAAGCATCGAAGCAAGTTTATTATGGGAACTCAAAAACATCAGAGACTTCATGGACCAAACCTCAACCCTAA
- the LOC111876071 gene encoding uncharacterized protein LOC111876071 isoform X1: protein MSTLPSLLLAKLRYQLKTGNQDTTMSLAQFSSLSSLTFLLPPTPTTRVLPIHCFHTRPSTSTSATTLSNIVNYGVIACLRAKSADVAFEAAKAAIMGGISVLEIVVSTPGVFEVLHQLVQDFPTITLGIGTVLNIEDAENAKKAGAKFIMSPAIVKGILDEDNDDLLYIPGVMTPTEILSSYNAGAKMVKVYPVSVLGGFGYIATLKKPFPHIPLIASQGITTDLVGEYIGEGASAVVLSDAIFEKEAMTQRNFTAIYQLAKLAASQGNEAVESQLKGFSKRRTKSDNM, encoded by the exons ATGTCTACACTGCCCTCTCTCTTATTAGCAAAACTTCGATACCAATTAAAGACAG GGAACCAAGATACTACTATGTCACTTGCCCAATTCTCCTCGCTTTCTTCTTTAACCTTTCTACTACCGCCTACGCCCACCACTCGAGTCCTTCCGATCCATTGTTTCCATACTCGACCATCCACCTCCACCAGTGCAACAACCTTAAGCAACATAGTAAATTATGGTGTCATTGCTTGTCTTCGCGCCAAAAG CGCGGATGTGGCATTTGAAGCTGCAAAGGCTGCAATTATGGGTGGAATATCGGTT CTGGAGATTGTGGTTTCTACCCCAGGTGTTTTTGAG GTTTTACATCAACTGGTGCAAGATTTTCCAACCATAACTCTAGGG ATTGGCACTGTTTTAAATATTGAGGATGCTGAAAATGCAAAAAAAGCTGGTGCAAAATTCATCATGAGTCCTGCAATTGTGAAG GGTATTCTGGATGAAGATAATGATGATTTGCTATATATACCTGGTGTAATGACCCCAACAGAA ATACTTTCATCATATAATGCTGGTGCCAAAATGGTGAAG GTATACCCTGTTTCTGTACTTGGTGGTTTTGGATACATAGCAACTTTGAAGAAGCCTTTTCCTCATATTCCTTTAATTGCATCTCAAGGAATAACAACTG attTAGTTGGTGAATATATTGGTGAGGGAGCATCAGCTGTTGTTCTATCTGATGCTATTTTTGAGAAAGAGGCAATGACTCAAAGAAACTTCACTGCAATTTATCAACTTGCAAAACTTGCAGCTTCACAAGGCAATGAAGCTGTAGAAAG
- the LOC111876071 gene encoding uncharacterized protein LOC111876071 isoform X4 translates to MSTLPSLLLAKLRYQLKTGNQDTTMSLAQFSSLSSLTFLLPPTPTTRVLPIHCFHTRPSTSTSATTLSNIVNYGVIACLRAKSADVAFEAAKAAIMGGISVLEIVVSTPGVFEVLHQLVQDFPTITLGIGTVLNIEDAENAKKAGAKFIMSPAIVKGILDEDNDDLLYIPGVMTPTEILSSYNAGAKMVKVYPVSVLGGFGYIATLKKPFPHIPLIASQGITTDLVGEYIGEGASAVVLSDAIFEKEAMTQRNFTAIYQLAKLAASQGNEAVERRFW, encoded by the exons ATGTCTACACTGCCCTCTCTCTTATTAGCAAAACTTCGATACCAATTAAAGACAG GGAACCAAGATACTACTATGTCACTTGCCCAATTCTCCTCGCTTTCTTCTTTAACCTTTCTACTACCGCCTACGCCCACCACTCGAGTCCTTCCGATCCATTGTTTCCATACTCGACCATCCACCTCCACCAGTGCAACAACCTTAAGCAACATAGTAAATTATGGTGTCATTGCTTGTCTTCGCGCCAAAAG CGCGGATGTGGCATTTGAAGCTGCAAAGGCTGCAATTATGGGTGGAATATCGGTT CTGGAGATTGTGGTTTCTACCCCAGGTGTTTTTGAG GTTTTACATCAACTGGTGCAAGATTTTCCAACCATAACTCTAGGG ATTGGCACTGTTTTAAATATTGAGGATGCTGAAAATGCAAAAAAAGCTGGTGCAAAATTCATCATGAGTCCTGCAATTGTGAAG GGTATTCTGGATGAAGATAATGATGATTTGCTATATATACCTGGTGTAATGACCCCAACAGAA ATACTTTCATCATATAATGCTGGTGCCAAAATGGTGAAG GTATACCCTGTTTCTGTACTTGGTGGTTTTGGATACATAGCAACTTTGAAGAAGCCTTTTCCTCATATTCCTTTAATTGCATCTCAAGGAATAACAACTG attTAGTTGGTGAATATATTGGTGAGGGAGCATCAGCTGTTGTTCTATCTGATGCTATTTTTGAGAAAGAGGCAATGACTCAAAGAAACTTCACTGCAATTTATCAACTTGCAAAACTTGCAGCTTCACAAGGCAATGAAGCTGTAGAAAG GAGATTTTGGTGA
- the LOC111876071 gene encoding uncharacterized protein LOC111876071 isoform X3 produces the protein MSTLPSLLLAKLRYQLKTGNQDTTMSLAQFSSLSSLTFLLPPTPTTRVLPIHCFHTRPSTSTSATTLSNIVNYGVIACLRAKSADVAFEAAKAAIMGGISVLEIVVSTPGVFEVLHQLVQDFPTITLGIGTVLNIEDAENAKKAGAKFIMSPAIVKGILDEDNDDLLYIPGVMTPTEILSSYNAGAKMVKVYPVSVLGGFGYIATLKKPFPHIPLIASQGITTDLVGEYIGEGASAVVLSDAIFEKEAMTQRNFTAIYQLAKLAASQGNEAVERNQNESIQSERY, from the exons ATGTCTACACTGCCCTCTCTCTTATTAGCAAAACTTCGATACCAATTAAAGACAG GGAACCAAGATACTACTATGTCACTTGCCCAATTCTCCTCGCTTTCTTCTTTAACCTTTCTACTACCGCCTACGCCCACCACTCGAGTCCTTCCGATCCATTGTTTCCATACTCGACCATCCACCTCCACCAGTGCAACAACCTTAAGCAACATAGTAAATTATGGTGTCATTGCTTGTCTTCGCGCCAAAAG CGCGGATGTGGCATTTGAAGCTGCAAAGGCTGCAATTATGGGTGGAATATCGGTT CTGGAGATTGTGGTTTCTACCCCAGGTGTTTTTGAG GTTTTACATCAACTGGTGCAAGATTTTCCAACCATAACTCTAGGG ATTGGCACTGTTTTAAATATTGAGGATGCTGAAAATGCAAAAAAAGCTGGTGCAAAATTCATCATGAGTCCTGCAATTGTGAAG GGTATTCTGGATGAAGATAATGATGATTTGCTATATATACCTGGTGTAATGACCCCAACAGAA ATACTTTCATCATATAATGCTGGTGCCAAAATGGTGAAG GTATACCCTGTTTCTGTACTTGGTGGTTTTGGATACATAGCAACTTTGAAGAAGCCTTTTCCTCATATTCCTTTAATTGCATCTCAAGGAATAACAACTG attTAGTTGGTGAATATATTGGTGAGGGAGCATCAGCTGTTGTTCTATCTGATGCTATTTTTGAGAAAGAGGCAATGACTCAAAGAAACTTCACTGCAATTTATCAACTTGCAAAACTTGCAGCTTCACAAGGCAATGAAGCTGTAGAAAG AAATCAGAATGAAAGTATACAAAGCGAAAGGTACTAG